One part of the Lotus japonicus ecotype B-129 chromosome 2, LjGifu_v1.2 genome encodes these proteins:
- the LOC130737980 gene encoding uncharacterized protein LOC130737980 translates to MMASAIGQGQQANLGNHNQDEFCALGKFQRNNPPTFEGAYDPDKAQAWLKAIEKIFRVMNCTDAQKVHFGTHMLEKEAEDWWDNTVQRFEGDGMEITWDLFKGAFLEKYYPEDVCGKKEIEFLELKQGNGTVAEYATKFEELIKFCPHYNTAEAERSKCNKFVNGLRPEIKKVVGYQQIIRFSDLVNRSRIYDEDSRESAAH, encoded by the coding sequence ATGATGGCTAGCGCCATTGGGCAAGGTCAGCAAGCGAACCTTGGGAACCATAATCAGGATGAATTTTGTGCTTTGGGAAAGTTTCAGAGGAACAATCCGCCAACCTTTGAAGGAGCATACGACCCTGACAAAGCACAGGCATGGCTGAAAgcaattgagaagatctttcgaGTCATGAATTGTACTGACGCGCAAAAGGTGCACTTTGGCACCCATATGCTTgagaaagaagctgaagattggtGGGACAACACTGTTCAGAGGTTTGAAGGTGATGGGATGGAGATTACTTGGGATCTTTTCAAGGGTGcatttctggagaagtactATCCAGAAGATGTGTGtggaaagaaggaaattgagTTTCTTGAACTGAAGCAGGGTAATGGAACCGTGGCGGagtatgctacaaagtttgaGGAATTGATTAAGTTTTGTCCCCACTACAATACTGCCGAAGCTGAGAGATCTAAGTGTAACAagtttgtgaatggtttgagacCTGAGATCAAGAAGGTTGTGGGATATCAACAGATTATCCGATTTTCTGACCTGGTTAACAGGAGTAGGATATATGATGAGGATAGCAGGGAAAGTGCTGCTCACTAG